From the Bacteroidota bacterium genome, one window contains:
- a CDS encoding T9SS type A sorting domain-containing protein: MIFANGAYNLTDTVAVPSYPLWFMEDMRCYVGMNEINSRLAIHAKPNPATEEISISITGLQNEVAYTFEIISMSGELLFELPVYPKKEYRIPLDEMPTGTLLMRISGNGVSVTKRIIKL; this comes from the coding sequence GTGATTTTTGCAAATGGTGCTTATAACCTTACCGATACTGTTGCTGTGCCATCGTATCCACTTTGGTTTATGGAAGATATGCGATGTTATGTTGGTATGAATGAAATAAATTCGCGGTTGGCCATACATGCCAAGCCAAATCCTGCTACAGAAGAAATTTCGATATCGATAACGGGTTTGCAAAATGAGGTGGCTTACACGTTTGAAATAATAAGTATGTCGGGCGAATTGCTATTTGAATTGCCTGTTTATCCAAAAAAGGAATATCGCATACCATTGGATGAAATGCCTACCGGCACGCTCTTGATGCGAATTAGTGGTAATGGTGTTAGTGTGACCAAGAGGATTATTAAGCTTTGA
- a CDS encoding tyrosine-type recombinase/integrase: MDISGFLNYITHHKRYSSHTITAYHNDIEQFYIYLQAQFETTSIADVNYHYIRSWIVSLMDNEISARTINRKITTLRTYYKYLIKQGELSENPMKKIQAPKMAKKLPVFIEKSKMQLLLDEPKEEGEGIYDQRDQIIMELFYNCGIRLAELVGLKLGDVNLNKQQLKVLGKRNKERVVPVTAGFCAKASEYFDWRSQQPIETSEFFIAKNGLPINRKYVYRLVKRKLAPHSTREKKSPHVLRHTFATHMLDNGADINAIKEILGHASLAATQVYTHNTIEKLKNIHLLAHPRGGG; this comes from the coding sequence ATGGATATAAGCGGCTTTTTGAATTACATTACCCATCACAAGAGATATTCTTCGCATACTATTACCGCGTATCATAACGATATAGAGCAGTTTTATATTTATTTACAAGCACAATTTGAAACAACATCGATAGCCGATGTAAACTATCATTATATACGTTCATGGATAGTTAGCTTAATGGATAACGAAATATCGGCACGTACCATAAACCGAAAGATAACGACCTTACGCACGTATTATAAGTACTTGATTAAGCAGGGCGAGTTGAGCGAGAATCCTATGAAGAAAATTCAAGCTCCCAAAATGGCAAAAAAATTGCCTGTGTTTATTGAGAAGAGCAAAATGCAATTATTATTGGATGAGCCTAAAGAAGAAGGTGAAGGAATTTATGACCAACGTGACCAAATAATAATGGAGTTGTTTTACAATTGCGGAATTCGATTAGCAGAACTTGTTGGTTTAAAGCTGGGAGATGTAAATCTGAATAAACAGCAACTTAAAGTGTTAGGTAAAAGAAATAAGGAGCGTGTAGTACCGGTAACTGCCGGATTTTGTGCAAAGGCAAGCGAGTACTTTGATTGGAGAAGCCAGCAGCCAATAGAGACGTCAGAGTTTTTTATCGCCAAAAATGGGCTACCGATAAATAGAAAATATGTGTATCGCCTAGTAAAGCGCAAGTTAGCGCCACACAGCACCAGAGAAAAGAAGAGCCCCCATGTACTGCGTCATACTTTTGCCACACATATGCTTGATAATGGTGCTGATATTAATGCGATTAAAGAAATATTGGGACATGCTTCGTTGGCAGCTACTCAGGTTTATACACATAATACTATTGAAAAATTAAAGAATATTCACCTACTAGCACATCCAAGGGGTGGTGGATAA
- a CDS encoding DUF1801 domain-containing protein yields the protein MTKPRPIHPDFQFLLNYKDQKVIELFSDLRLYILDLYPDSNELIYHTHALTAVFSISEKLSDAFCMLPIYTNHLNLGFNKGALLKDPNKLLTGTGNLIRHIDVEKSTDYRNPKVKALIRDAIDFAIKDMDKPTKSVGATISKIKRK from the coding sequence ATGACAAAGCCGAGACCAATACATCCAGACTTTCAATTCTTGTTAAATTATAAGGACCAGAAAGTCATTGAACTTTTTAGCGATTTACGACTATACATTTTAGACCTGTATCCTGACAGTAATGAGCTAATTTATCATACACACGCCTTGACAGCAGTTTTTTCAATATCAGAAAAGCTATCAGACGCATTTTGCATGCTACCAATCTATACAAATCATCTAAACTTGGGCTTTAATAAAGGAGCGCTATTGAAAGACCCGAATAAACTGTTGACAGGAACAGGAAATTTAATTAGGCACATTGACGTAGAAAAGTCAACTGATTATAGAAACCCAAAAGTAAAAGCTTTGATAAGAGACGCGATTGACTTTGCAATAAAAGATATGGACAAGCCGACAAAATCAGTTGGAGCGACAATTTCAAAAATTAAGAGGAAATAA
- a CDS encoding VOC family protein, translating into MSNKLTHFAIHIDDMERAKSFYDGVFDWDFQSYGQEDFLQIKADKSENSELIGALQSRKYSPVPDKIIGLECSISVENIDDIIEKVNANGGQVLMPRTAIPYVGWIAKFLDTEGNLICAMQYDNTAR; encoded by the coding sequence ATGAGCAACAAACTGACTCATTTTGCCATTCACATTGACGACATGGAACGGGCAAAGAGTTTTTATGACGGAGTTTTTGATTGGGATTTCCAATCTTACGGACAAGAAGATTTTTTACAAATCAAAGCCGACAAGTCCGAAAACAGTGAACTAATCGGAGCATTGCAATCAAGGAAGTATTCCCCAGTTCCTGACAAAATTATTGGTTTGGAATGCTCGATTAGCGTTGAGAATATTGATGATATTATTGAAAAAGTCAATGCTAATGGCGGACAAGTTCTCATGCCAAGAACGGCTATTCCTTATGTTGGTTGGATTGCAAAGTTTTTAGACACAGAAGGCAATTTAATATGTGCAATGCAATATGACAATACAGCGAGATGA
- the raiA gene encoding ribosome-associated translation inhibitor RaiA, producing the protein MKLKVQSIHFDADQKLIAFIEERVDKLIRFYEDIIDGEVFMKLDKSQSQENKITEIKLNTKGKLLFAKEQSKSFEESTDTAVEALRKQIIKHKEKTRG; encoded by the coding sequence ATGAAATTAAAAGTGCAAAGCATTCATTTTGATGCAGACCAAAAATTAATTGCTTTTATTGAAGAGCGTGTTGACAAACTGATTCGGTTTTACGAAGATATTATTGATGGAGAAGTTTTTATGAAATTAGACAAGTCTCAAAGTCAGGAGAATAAAATTACAGAAATTAAGCTGAATACCAAGGGTAAGTTGCTTTTTGCCAAGGAGCAGAGCAAGAGCTTTGAAGAAAGCACCGATACAGCGGTAGAAGCATTGCGTAAACAGATTATTAAGCATAAGGAAAAAACAAGAGGATAA
- a CDS encoding acyl-CoA dehydrogenase, producing the protein MNFSTTDNQNMIAQTVRDFTEKNIRPYVMEWDESQEFPIHVFKKMGELGLMGILVPTEYGGAGLTYTEYVTAIVEVSRVCGSIGLSLAAHNSLCTGHIMQFGTEDQKKRWLPKLATAEWIGAWGLTEPGTGSDAGNMSCVATTDGDGWIINGTKCWITHGKSSNIAVVIVRTGERGDSHGMTAFAIEKGTPGFSAGRKENKLGMRASETTELIFDNCRVTRDNLLGKVGEGFIQSMKVLDGGRISIAALGLGIAKGALDASVKYSKERQQFGKPISEFQGISFKLADMATEIEAAELLTFMAADLKNRGEKVTKVSAMAKYYTSEVAVKASTEAVQIFGGYGYTKDFPVEKFYRDSKLCTIGEGTSEIQKLVIAREILR; encoded by the coding sequence ATGAATTTTTCTACTACTGATAATCAAAACATGATAGCGCAAACCGTGCGCGACTTTACCGAAAAAAATATACGACCCTATGTAATGGAATGGGACGAAAGTCAGGAATTCCCAATTCATGTATTTAAAAAAATGGGAGAACTTGGCCTGATGGGCATCTTGGTACCTACAGAATATGGTGGCGCAGGACTAACATATACAGAGTACGTTACAGCCATAGTAGAAGTTTCACGCGTTTGCGGCTCTATCGGCTTAAGTCTTGCAGCGCACAATTCATTATGTACCGGCCACATTATGCAATTCGGTACCGAAGATCAAAAAAAGCGCTGGCTTCCTAAACTTGCTACTGCAGAGTGGATTGGAGCCTGGGGCCTTACCGAACCTGGCACAGGCAGCGATGCCGGCAACATGAGTTGCGTAGCCACAACTGATGGCGATGGCTGGATAATTAACGGCACCAAATGCTGGATAACGCATGGCAAAAGCAGCAACATTGCCGTTGTTATTGTGCGAACCGGTGAGCGTGGCGACAGTCATGGTATGACCGCCTTTGCCATCGAAAAAGGAACACCTGGCTTTAGCGCAGGCCGCAAAGAAAACAAACTCGGCATGCGTGCCTCCGAAACCACCGAACTCATCTTTGACAATTGTCGTGTAACAAGAGACAACCTGCTTGGCAAGGTAGGCGAAGGCTTTATACAATCTATGAAAGTGCTCGATGGTGGCCGCATATCCATTGCAGCCCTTGGCCTTGGCATTGCCAAAGGCGCCCTCGATGCATCGGTAAAATATTCCAAAGAGCGCCAACAGTTTGGCAAACCTATTTCCGAATTTCAAGGTATTTCTTTCAAGCTAGCAGATATGGCCACAGAAATTGAAGCAGCAGAATTACTCACCTTTATGGCTGCCGATCTCAAAAACAGAGGCGAAAAAGTTACCAAGGTAAGCGCCATGGCAAAATACTACACCAGCGAGGTAGCAGTTAAGGCATCTACCGAAGCCGTACAAATATTTGGCGGCTATGGTTATACCAAAGATTTTCCGGTCGAAAAATTTTATCGCGACAGCAAACTATGCACCATAGGCGAAGGCACCAGCGAAATCCAAAAGCTTGTCATCGCCCGCGAGATACTTCGTTAA
- a CDS encoding DUF2061 domain-containing protein has translation MNEKHTRSIVKGTTWRIIGTLDTLFLSWLFTGSIGDASKIAGTEVITKVGLYYLHERAWMRAHWMRKLKLLPDGTQKWVDHHSRSLIKGVSWRIFGTMDTIMIALFWTGEIDKALKIGFAEVFTKILLYYLHERLWLRLKWGITPLAVTEVPADAQLELK, from the coding sequence ATGAATGAGAAACATACCAGAAGTATTGTAAAGGGAACCACCTGGAGGATTATTGGTACATTGGATACCTTATTCTTATCGTGGTTATTTACAGGCAGTATAGGCGATGCCAGTAAAATTGCCGGAACCGAAGTTATTACAAAAGTAGGTTTGTATTACTTGCATGAACGCGCATGGATGAGGGCACATTGGATGCGCAAATTGAAATTGCTGCCTGATGGTACCCAGAAATGGGTGGACCACCACTCGCGCAGTTTGATAAAAGGAGTAAGCTGGCGAATATTTGGTACAATGGATACCATAATGATTGCCTTGTTTTGGACTGGGGAGATTGATAAGGCACTAAAGATTGGTTTTGCCGAAGTGTTTACCAAAATATTATTGTACTACTTACACGAGCGTTTGTGGTTACGACTTAAGTGGGGAATTACACCATTAGCAGTAACAGAAGTGCCTGCTGATGCACAATTGGAATTAAAATAA